CGAAGAACTGGCCGCGCAACATGTTCGTCTGGAGGTCTAACCTGCTGGGTTCATCGGGCAAGGGCCACGAATATTTCCTCAAGCATCTGCTCGGCACCACCCATGGCGTGCTGGGCAAGGATCTCGGCCGCACCGGCGGCGTCAAGCCGACCGAGGTCAAGTGGCGCGACGAGACCGTCGAGGGCAAGCTCGACCTCTTGGTGACGCTCGACTTCCGCATGTCGACCACCTGCGTCTATTCCGACATCGTTCTGCCCACGGCCACCTGGTACGAAAAGAACGACCTCAACACCTCCGACATGCACCCCTTCATCCATCCGCTGACGGCGGCGGTGGACCCGGTCTGGGAATCGAAGTCGGACTGGGAGATCTACAAGGGTCTCGCCAAGACCTTCTCGGAGGTCTGCACCGAGGTGCTCGGCGTCGAGAAGGACGTCGTGCTGACCCCGATCATGCACGACACCCCCGGCGAGATCGCCCAGCCCTTCGACGTCAAGGACTGGAAGAAGGGCGAGATCGAGGCGATCCCCGGCAAGACCATGCCGGCGGTCCAGGTGATCGAGCGCGACTACCCGAACCTCTATGCCCGCTTCACCTCGCTCGGCCCGCTGATGGCCAAGGTCGGCAATGGCGGCAAGGGCATGGCCTGGAATACCGAGCACGAGGTTCAGCTGCTGAAGGAGCTGAACGGCGAGCATGCCGACGGTGCCAACAAGGGCCTGGCCAAAATCGTCACCGACATCGATGCCACCGAAGTCATCCTGATGATGGCACCGGAGACCAATGGTGAGGTGGCGGTGAAAGCCTGGACATCGCTTGAGGGCTTCACCGGCCTCGACCACGCCCATCTCGCGCTGTCCAAGGAGGACGAGAAGATCCGGTTCCGCGATGTGGTGGCGCAGCCGCGCAAGATCATCTCGTCGCCGATCTGGTCGGGCATCGAGAGCGAGAAGGTCTGCTACAATGCTGGCTACACCAACGTTCATGAACTGATCCCGTGGCGGACGCTCTCCGGGCGCCAGCAGCTCTATCAGGATCATGTCTGGATGCGGGCTTTCGGCGAGGCGCTCTGCGTCTATCGGCCGCCGGTCGATATGAAGACCACCCACCCCGTGATGGCCCATGCGCCGAACGGCAACAAGCAGGTGGTGCTGAACTTCATCACGCCGCACCAGAAATGGGGCATCCACTCCACCTATACCGACAACCTGATGATGCTGACCCTGTCACGGGGCGGGCCCATCGTCTGGCTGTCGGAGGAGGATGCGGCCAAGGTCGATATCGTCGACAACGACTGGGTGGAGGCCTTCAACACCAATGGCGCGCTGGTGGCGCGTGCAGTGGTGTCCCAGCGCATCAAGACCGGAACGGTCTTCATGTACCACGCGCAGGAAAAGATCGTGAACGTGCCAGGGTCGGAGACCACCGGCAATCGCGGCGGCATCCACAACTCGGTGACCCGCGTCGTCCAGAAGCCGACCCACATGATCGGCGGCTACGCCCAGCTGGCCTACGGCTTCAACTACTACGGAACGATCGGCACCAACCGCGACGAGTTCGTCATCGTCCGCAAGCTGGCCCATGTCGATTGGCTGGAACGTCCCTTCGACGAGGCGAAAGCCCGTGCGAAGGCCGCCGCCCTCGCTGCTGAGTGACAAGGAGAGACTCCCATGAAGATCCGCGCTCAGATTGCGATGGTGATGAACCTCGACAAGTGCATCGGCTGTCATACCTGCTCGGTCACCTGCAAGAACGTCTGGACCAATCGCGAAGGCGTCGAATACGCTTGGTTCAACAATGTCGAGACCAAGCCCGGCATCGGTTATCCGAAGGACTGGGAGAACCAGGACAAGTGGAAGGGCGGCTGGACCCGCAAGAAGAACGGCAAGATCCAGCCGCGCATCGGCTCTAAGTGGCGGGTGCTGGCGAATATCTTCGCCAATCCGGACCTGCCGGAGATCGACGACTATTACGAGCCCTTCACCTTCGACTACGAGCACCTGCAGAAGGCGCCGGAGCTGGAGGCCTTCCCCACCGCCCGCCCGCGTTCGCTGATCTCTGGCGAGCGGATGGAGAAGATCGAGTGGGGCCCGAACTGGGAGGAAATCCTCGGCGGCGAATTCGCCAAGCGCTCGAAGGACAAGAACTTCGAAGGCATCGAGAAGGAGATCTACGGCCAGTTCGAGAACACCTTCATGATGTATCTGCCGAGGCTGTGCGAGCACTGCCTCAACCCGACCTGCGTCGCGGCCTGTCCGTCGGGCGCGATCTACAAGCGTGACGAGGACGGCATCGTCCTGATCGACCAGGACAAGTGCCGTGGCTGGCGCATGTGCGTCTCGGCCTGTCCCTACAAGAAGATCTATTTCAACTGGAGCTCGGGTAAGTCCGAGAAGTGCATTTTCTGCTATCCGCGCCTTGAGGCGGGGCAGCCGACGGTGTGTTCGGAGACCTGCGTCGGCCGCATCCGCTATCTCGGCGTTGTCCTCTATGACGCCGACGGCATCGAGAAGGCGGCGGCAACCGAGAACGAGCAGGATCTCTACGAGGAGCAGCTGAAGCTCTTCCTCGATCCGAACGATCCGAAGGTGATCGAAGAGGCCCGCCGCCAGGGCATTCCGGAGAACTGGCTGGAGGCCGCCAAGCGTTCGCCGGTCTGGAAGATGGCGATGGAATGGAAGATCGCCTTCCCGCTTCATCCCGAGTACCGGACCATGCCGATGGTCTGGTACGTGCCGCCGCTCTCGCCCATCCAGTCGGCCGCGGAAGCCGGCAAGATCGGCGTCGACGGCGATATGCCCGACGTCCGCTCGCTGCGCATTCCGGTCAAGTACCTTGCCAATCTGCTGACCGCCGGCAAGGAGGAGCCGATCGTCACCGGCCTCGAGCGGATGCTCGCCATGCGCGCCTACATGCGTGTCAAGACCATCGACGGTGTCATCGACGAGACCATCGCTCGGCGCGTCGGGATGACCGGTGCGATGATCGAGGACATGTACCAGGTGATGGCGATCGCTAATTACGAGGATCGCTTCGTTATCCCGACCAGCCACCGGGAATGGACCGAGGACGCCTACGAGCTGCGCGGCAATTGCGGGTTCTCGTTCGGCAATGGCTGCTCGGACGGCGACACCAAGCCCAGCCTGTTCGGCAAGCCCAAGGCCAAGAGCCCGATGGGAGTCGCGTGATGAAGACCTTCAAGGTTCTCTCGGCACTGCTGTCCTACCCGCAGGCGGGCCTCCTGCCGGCTTTGCCCGAGCTTGAGGCTGTCCTCTCCGGAGAGGCGCTTCTCTCGGCCAGCGGGCGGCGCCTGCTGCAACCTCTCTTCGACGACCTGAGGGCGAACGACCTGACGGAGCTGCAGGAGCGCTACGTCTTCCTGTTCGACCGGACACGGTCACTGTCGCTGCATCTCTTCGAGCACGTTCATGGCGAGAGCCGCGACCGCGGCCAGGCGATGGTGGATCTGAAGGGGGTCTACGAGGAGGCGGGCTTCGCGCTCGCATCTTCCGAGCTGCCCGACTTCATCCCGCTTTTCCTAGAATTCCTGTCACTACGGCCGGCGGCCGAGGCTGTCTCGTTCCTCGGCGAGACGGTTCACATCCTGATCACGCTGGCTGAGCGCCTGGAGAAGCGGTCCTCGCCCTATGCTGGCCTGTTCCGCGGACTGATCGAACTGTCGCGCGCTAGGCCCAAGCAGGAGGATCTCGCCGCGATCGTTCCCGACGACGGCATAGAAGCCGATGATCTGGAGGCGCTCGACGCCGTCTGGGAGGCCGAGGAGGTCATCTTCGGCCCGGGGGCCGCTGAGGCGGCCTGCGGCAAGGAGACACTCGGCTCGAAACTTCGCGCGGCGACCCGCCCGGCGGCCGGCGTCACCGTGCCGAAGCCGGTCGGGCCGCGCCCGATCGTCTCCCACAACAACATCCCGCGCGCCTGAAGGAGAGCGAGCCATGGCCGCCACCCTCAACCACATCCTGTTCGGCTGGTATCCCTACGTCGCGCTGACGGTGTTCCTCACGGGCAGTCTGATACGCTTCGATCGCGAGCAATACACCTGGAAGGCCTCGTCATCGCAGATCCTGCGCAAGCGGCAGCTGCGCTGGGGCTCGAACCTGTTCCATCTGGGCATTCTCGCCATCTTCGCCGGCCATCTCGTCGGCCTGCTCACGCCCATCCAGGTGTTCGATGCGCTCGGCGTGTCGCATGGTGCCAAGCAGATCCTCGCGATCATGGCCGGCGGCGTGGCCGGCATTGCATGCTTTATCGGCCTCGTCCTGCTGATCCACCGGCGCCTATTCGACCCACGCATCCGTCGCAATTCGTCCTTCTCCGACACCGCGATCCTCCTGATCCTGTTCGCCCAGCTTTGCCTCGGGCTTCTGACGATCCCGTTCTCGCTCGGCCATCTGGACGGTCACGAGATGCTCAAGTTCATGACCTGGGCTCAGGGCATCGCCTATCTGCAGCCGGGGGCTTCCGCGGCCATCTCCGACGTCGCCCTGGTGTTTAAGGCGCACATCGTGCTCGGCCTCAGCATCTTCATGGTCTTCCCGTTCACCCGCCTTGTCCACGTCTGGTCGGCACCGGTCTGGTACCTCGGCCGACGTGGCTACCAGATCGTCCGCACCCGCGACGGTCGTCGTGTTGCAACCCCCCAGGCGAGGCCCGTCCGATGACCCATGCAGCCCCCACGCGCACACTGATCTCCGCGCCAGGCCGCACGCCGGTAAGCGTCAACGGCCAGGTGATCGCCCGCGATGCCATCCTGCGCGAAGCCCGCAACCACCAGAGCGCCCAGGCGTCCGAGGCTTGGAAGGCAGCGGCAACCGCCCTGGTCGTCAAGGAACTGCTGGTTCAGGAGGCAAGGCGCCTCGGCGTCAGCGGCGAGGCGATGGACGACGGCGAAGGCCGGCGCGAGACTGATGAGGAAGCGGCAATCCGTAGCCTCGTTGACCGTGAGGTGATCGTACCGACGCCGACTGAGGCCGAGTGTCGGCGATATTACGCCGCGAATGCCGCCCGCTTTCGCTCGGCGACCCTGACGGAAGCCTGCCATATCCTTCTCGCCGCCTCGCCCGAAGACGGCGAGGCCCGACAGGCGGCAGAGGTGCTGGCGGACCAGATCCTTGCCGAGTTGAAGGATGATCCGGCCCGCTTCGGCGAACTCGCCGCCGCGCATTCGCGCTGCCCGTCGGCCTCGCAGGGCGGCTCCCTCGGACAGCTGACCTCTGGCTCCACCGTGCCGGAATTCGAGGCGGCCATGGCGCTGATCGAGCCCGGCACCGTTTCGCCAATGGCGATCCCGACGCGCTTTGGCCTCCACATCGTCCGCGTGGCGCGACGGATCGAGGGCGCGGCGCTGCCCTTCGACCTCGTCCGCGACCGGATCGCCGGCTATCTCGCCTCCGCCGTCGAGCGCCGGGCGACCGCGCAATATGTCGCGCGCCTGGTGTCTGCAGCCGATATCCGGGGCGTCGACCTGGCGGGCGCGCAAGCCCACCGCGTCCATTAGGAAAGATCAGGTCATGCTGCTCGGAGACCTTCTGGCCAGACTGCACGACGCGACCATCGCGGAGCAGACCCTGGCGTCCCTCAACGATCTGATCCTCGCGGCCACCGTGTCCCAGCGGGCGGTTGCGGCGGGTGTGCCGCTTGGCACTTTCGCCGCCGAACAGGTGGAGAGCTACGCCGACGGCGCAGACGATTCCGAATGGACCACCGTCATGGGCCTGATGGCCCGCGCCGATGATCCCGGAGCTGTCCTGTTGAGGCGCGCGCTGAACCATTCTGGCGGCGCAGCGGCCTCGGGCTGTTCCTGCGGCGGCAAGCACGCCTGAAATCGATCCCCCTGGAGGGCCACGTTCATGACAGTCTTGGGCCCGCTCATCGACCCGTTCGGCCGGCGCGTGACCTATCTGCGCCTGTCTGTCACCGACCGCTGCGACCTCCGCTGCTTCTATTGCATGTCGGAGCGCCCTGACTTCCTGCCCAAGCGCGAGCTCCTGAGCCTTGAGGAACTCGACCGCGTGGCCTCGGCATTTGTCTCCCGCGGCGTGCGCAAGCTCCGCCTTACCGGCGGCGAGCCGCTGGTCCGGCGCGACGTGGTCGAACTGTTCCGTTCACTTGGCCGCCATCTCGGATCGGGCGCGCTGGACGAGCTGACGCTCACCACCAATGGCTCGCAGCTCGCGCAGCATGCCGATACACTTGCGGCTGCCGGCGTGCGCCGTGTCAACGTCTCGCTCGACAGCCTTGATGCCGGACGATTCGCTGCGATCACCCGGCGCGGACGGCTCGCCGATACGCTAGACGGGATCGAAGCCGCCCGTGCGGCAGGGCTCGCGGTCAAGCTCAACACGGTGGCGCTGGCCGGCGTCAACGATGACGAGTTCCATGACCTCGTGGCCTTTGGCCATGAGCACGGCATGGACGTGACCTTCATCGAGGTGATGCCGATCGGCGAGATCGGCCATGGCCAGGCGCGGCATTTCATGCCGATCAGCGAGGTGCGCAAGCGGCTTGAAACGCCTTTTCGCTTGGCGCCGAGCCGGCATTCCTCCGGCGGCCCGGCGCGCTACTGGACGTCGGAAACCACCGGCCACCGTGTCGGCTTCATCGCGGCGACCACTTGTAATTTCTGCCCCGGCTGCAACCGCGTCCGGCTGACCGCCACCGGACAGCTGGAAGCCTGCCTCGGTCGGGAAGAGAGCACCGATCTCAGGGCGGCCATCCGCGGCAGCGAGGCGGATGAGGCTTTGCACACGGCTATCGATCGCGCGATCGCATCGAAGCCCGAGGGCCATGCCTTCGAGGCCGCGGCCAGCGTTTCGGCAACCACGCGCCCAATGCATCGCACAGGCGGTTGAGGAGCGATGGCATGACGCTCGACGATCTCTTCGACCGCAATGCTGCCTGGGCCGAGAAGAAGACGCGGGACGACCCGACGTTCTTCGTTCGGATGGCCGAACAGCAATCGCCGAACTACCTCTGGATCGGCTGTTCCGACAGCCGGGTGACCGCCAATGACGTGCTCGGCCTCGACCCCGGCGAGGTCTTCGTCCAGCGCAACATCGCCAACATGGTCCACACCAGCGACATGAACCTGCTGGCAGTGCTGGAATATGCGGTCGAAACGCTCAATGTCGGGCATGTGATCATCTGCGGCCATTATGGCTGCGGCGGTGTGCAGCGTGCCCTTGGCCATGACCGGTCTGCGCTGGTCGATCACTGGCTACAGCCGCTGGTCATGCTCCATCGCAAGCATCAGGCGACCTTCGCCGCGCTGGCCAGCGACAGCCTACGGCTCGACCGCATGTGCGAGCTGAATGTCGAGATGCAGGTCCGGCGCATCGCCGCGACCCCGATTATCGAAGCCGCCTGGGCGCGCGGTGAGCCGCTCCAAGTCCATGGCTGGATCTATGGCATTCACGACGGATTGCTGCGGGCGCTCGGCTCGCCGATCACGTCGATCGCCGAGCGCGACGCCCTTGCCAATATTGACCAGCGGGCGAAAGAGCCTGTCGAACCGTGGAGTGCCGCACGCCGCCACGCGGCCGAGGCCTTCGCCGCGCTCGATCCGCAGGTCGCAGAACGTCTTCCGTGCTGCAGCGGGCTTGCTCGATAGTCCTGAGAATGACCGGTCATGACCGCCACGCCTGGGCATAGGACATTCTCTGGGCGAGCCTCCCTATCCTGTGGTTTCGAGCCGCCCATCGCGCAACGAGAAGATGTGATCGAACCGCGCGAAGATCTTTTCGTCATGGGTCACCGTGACGATCGCCGCCTGCTGTTCCTGTGCAACCCTGCGCAGCAGGTCCATGACGATGCGCGCCCGGTCGGAATCGAGGGCCGCAGTCGGCTCATCGGCGAGAATGATCCGCGGCCGGTTGGCCAGCGCGCGGGCAATCGCAACACGCTGCGCCTCGCCGCCTGACAGTAGGGCTGGCAGGACGTCGCGACGGTTGGAGACTTCGAGATAGTCGAGCAGCTCGATGGCGCGGGCTCTCGCCTCTTCGGCACTCTGGCCTGCGAGCGTCAGGACCAGCGCAACATTCTCGGTCACAGTCAGGAATGGCAGCAGATTGTGGGCCTGGAAGATGAAGCCGATGCGCTCCAGCCGCATGCGCCTGAGATCGCCCTTGAGCCATCGCCCGTCGAAGATGGGCTCTCCGTCAAGCACAACGCGGCCGGATGACGGTTCCTGGATGCAGCCGATAATGTTGAGCAGGGTGGTTTTGCCCGACCCGCTCGGCCCCTTCAGGCCAACGACCTGACCCGGCATGACGTCGAGCGAGACGCCACGGAGCGCGTCGACGCGGGTCGCGCCCTCGCCAAAGTGCTTGGAGATGTCAATCAGCGACACGAGTGGGGGCGTCATGGTCAGCCCCCCAGCGCCTTGGCCGGATCGACCTTGAGCGCGAGCCGTACTCCGAGCCCGCTGGCGATCACGCAGACGCCGAAGACGACGATACCGATCATGCCGACATCCGCCGCTTCGATGATCACCCGGCGCGGGAAGTTGTCCTTGGCGAGCAGGACCAGCGCCACCCCGATGGCGAAGCCGATGGCTCCCATGGCCAGCGCCTGCTGAATGATGAGCCCCACAATG
This region of Phreatobacter aquaticus genomic DNA includes:
- the narH gene encoding nitrate reductase subunit beta; this translates as MKIRAQIAMVMNLDKCIGCHTCSVTCKNVWTNREGVEYAWFNNVETKPGIGYPKDWENQDKWKGGWTRKKNGKIQPRIGSKWRVLANIFANPDLPEIDDYYEPFTFDYEHLQKAPELEAFPTARPRSLISGERMEKIEWGPNWEEILGGEFAKRSKDKNFEGIEKEIYGQFENTFMMYLPRLCEHCLNPTCVAACPSGAIYKRDEDGIVLIDQDKCRGWRMCVSACPYKKIYFNWSSGKSEKCIFCYPRLEAGQPTVCSETCVGRIRYLGVVLYDADGIEKAAATENEQDLYEEQLKLFLDPNDPKVIEEARRQGIPENWLEAAKRSPVWKMAMEWKIAFPLHPEYRTMPMVWYVPPLSPIQSAAEAGKIGVDGDMPDVRSLRIPVKYLANLLTAGKEEPIVTGLERMLAMRAYMRVKTIDGVIDETIARRVGMTGAMIEDMYQVMAIANYEDRFVIPTSHREWTEDAYELRGNCGFSFGNGCSDGDTKPSLFGKPKAKSPMGVA
- the narJ gene encoding nitrate reductase molybdenum cofactor assembly chaperone, with the protein product MMKTFKVLSALLSYPQAGLLPALPELEAVLSGEALLSASGRRLLQPLFDDLRANDLTELQERYVFLFDRTRSLSLHLFEHVHGESRDRGQAMVDLKGVYEEAGFALASSELPDFIPLFLEFLSLRPAAEAVSFLGETVHILITLAERLEKRSSPYAGLFRGLIELSRARPKQEDLAAIVPDDGIEADDLEALDAVWEAEEVIFGPGAAEAACGKETLGSKLRAATRPAAGVTVPKPVGPRPIVSHNNIPRA
- the narI gene encoding respiratory nitrate reductase subunit gamma — its product is MAATLNHILFGWYPYVALTVFLTGSLIRFDREQYTWKASSSQILRKRQLRWGSNLFHLGILAIFAGHLVGLLTPIQVFDALGVSHGAKQILAIMAGGVAGIACFIGLVLLIHRRLFDPRIRRNSSFSDTAILLILFAQLCLGLLTIPFSLGHLDGHEMLKFMTWAQGIAYLQPGASAAISDVALVFKAHIVLGLSIFMVFPFTRLVHVWSAPVWYLGRRGYQIVRTRDGRRVATPQARPVR
- a CDS encoding peptidylprolyl isomerase, with the protein product MTHAAPTRTLISAPGRTPVSVNGQVIARDAILREARNHQSAQASEAWKAAATALVVKELLVQEARRLGVSGEAMDDGEGRRETDEEAAIRSLVDREVIVPTPTEAECRRYYAANAARFRSATLTEACHILLAASPEDGEARQAAEVLADQILAELKDDPARFGELAAAHSRCPSASQGGSLGQLTSGSTVPEFEAAMALIEPGTVSPMAIPTRFGLHIVRVARRIEGAALPFDLVRDRIAGYLASAVERRATAQYVARLVSAADIRGVDLAGAQAHRVH
- the moaA gene encoding GTP 3',8-cyclase MoaA; the protein is MTVLGPLIDPFGRRVTYLRLSVTDRCDLRCFYCMSERPDFLPKRELLSLEELDRVASAFVSRGVRKLRLTGGEPLVRRDVVELFRSLGRHLGSGALDELTLTTNGSQLAQHADTLAAAGVRRVNVSLDSLDAGRFAAITRRGRLADTLDGIEAARAAGLAVKLNTVALAGVNDDEFHDLVAFGHEHGMDVTFIEVMPIGEIGHGQARHFMPISEVRKRLETPFRLAPSRHSSGGPARYWTSETTGHRVGFIAATTCNFCPGCNRVRLTATGQLEACLGREESTDLRAAIRGSEADEALHTAIDRAIASKPEGHAFEAAASVSATTRPMHRTGG
- a CDS encoding carbonic anhydrase, encoding MTLDDLFDRNAAWAEKKTRDDPTFFVRMAEQQSPNYLWIGCSDSRVTANDVLGLDPGEVFVQRNIANMVHTSDMNLLAVLEYAVETLNVGHVIICGHYGCGGVQRALGHDRSALVDHWLQPLVMLHRKHQATFAALASDSLRLDRMCELNVEMQVRRIAATPIIEAAWARGEPLQVHGWIYGIHDGLLRALGSPITSIAERDALANIDQRAKEPVEPWSAARRHAAEAFAALDPQVAERLPCCSGLAR
- a CDS encoding ABC transporter ATP-binding protein codes for the protein MTPPLVSLIDISKHFGEGATRVDALRGVSLDVMPGQVVGLKGPSGSGKTTLLNIIGCIQEPSSGRVVLDGEPIFDGRWLKGDLRRMRLERIGFIFQAHNLLPFLTVTENVALVLTLAGQSAEEARARAIELLDYLEVSNRRDVLPALLSGGEAQRVAIARALANRPRIILADEPTAALDSDRARIVMDLLRRVAQEQQAAIVTVTHDEKIFARFDHIFSLRDGRLETTG